The Streptomonospora litoralis genome window below encodes:
- a CDS encoding dihydrofolate reductase family protein — translation MRIVLADFMSLDGVVQAPGHDKEDTEAGFAHGGWSFRFFDAETMGAAVDATMAKTQALLFGRRTWQVMAEAWPQRAGDPFADRMNEIPKYVASTTLSEADMTWNNSRLLPSDDVLGAVAELRGQHGGDLQVMGSADLARQFVQKDLVDEYRLMIEPITLGGGKRLFPDDGEARPLELVSVTQTPTGVLICTYRPNTTAGQ, via the coding sequence ATGCGTATCGTGCTCGCCGACTTCATGAGCCTCGACGGCGTCGTGCAGGCGCCCGGCCACGACAAGGAGGACACCGAGGCCGGGTTCGCACACGGGGGCTGGTCGTTCCGGTTCTTCGATGCCGAGACCATGGGCGCGGCCGTGGACGCGACCATGGCGAAGACCCAGGCCCTGCTCTTCGGACGCCGCACCTGGCAGGTGATGGCCGAGGCGTGGCCGCAACGGGCAGGAGACCCCTTCGCCGACCGGATGAACGAGATCCCCAAGTACGTCGCTTCCACCACGCTGTCCGAAGCGGACATGACCTGGAACAACTCCCGGCTCCTGCCATCGGACGACGTGCTCGGCGCCGTCGCGGAGTTGCGCGGGCAACACGGCGGCGACCTGCAGGTGATGGGCAGCGCCGACCTGGCGCGGCAGTTCGTCCAGAAGGACCTGGTCGACGAGTACCGGCTGATGATCGAGCCCATCACGCTCGGCGGGGGCAAGCGGCTGTTCCCCGACGACGGCGAGGCGCGTCCCCTCGAACTCGTCTCCGTCACGCAGACGCCGACAGGGGTGCTGATCTGCACCTACCGGCCGAACACCACCGCCGGGCAATAG